The nucleotide window CATTCTCCCTTGCCTCATTTTGGCTCTTGATGAGCGATCACCAGACAGATTTAAATTCATCATATAATTTACTTTTGAGTGTTCAAGTGGTGGGTAATCACATTTTGTCACCTTCTTCCTTTGATATGAAAATCAACAGGCGCTTCCCATGTCTCTCTCTCAAGTATCTGCAGCAGTGTCTGCCTTGTTGGGTTTTTCACCTCCAGCTACTTTGACACCTGATGGCTCCTCCAAGGTTTTTTAAATGCTCTTATAAATTTTTGCTAGTTTTTATTCTTGGTTAAAATCATTTTCTTGTTGTAGCTGAACAAGATTCTAAGACCTAATCCATTTGAGAGGCCTCGTGCTGCTTTTGTACTAGAAATCGCTGGAGCTGATGGTATGCAGCTAAATACACTGGAAGCCCTTAGTGCTCTGTTCTGACATGAACCAAAAATCTTTTATGTCGAAATTTTTAAGTGTTTGTTTTGACTTGCAGATGCGCTTGTGAAGGAGACCTTACCTAGTCATTCTTTCTTGGGAAATGCCATAAGAGGCAGTATCAGTTCTGATTCTTACAAAGCTGATATTGAACTTCCAGGTGCCGTGATAGCTTGAGTAGCAGAACTATCTGATAAAGCATGAATAAAATAGTTTCTAGTGTCTTCATTTGGGTTGAAGCATTGCTTTAAATACATTACGttaaactttccaaaaattctGCAGAAAGTGGAGTGGCTGTTATGTCTGTCAATGAACCCTCATCTGATGTGACTGACAAAGACATGAATGAGTTTGTAAGTCAACAATGACCGTCATATTAAGTGCAAACACTTTTTACGCCTTTTGCATATCATTGTGACCAGTAGTTGATGGTGTGGTTATATCATCTCTAGGCATCTTGGTTGGGTGGATCATATGTCGCTGGCTCTGCTGAACCATTGACTGGATTGCTTAGTATCGGTGGGGCAAACGTGGAGTTCCATTTGGAAAAGGTGATATTATTAACTCCATGAAATTATATAGCTTCCGGAATTGCTTGTAAGATATTGGTGATTTCCATTTGAAGAATGCTTTTGGGGTCTGACTTTTGTTACCGTGTGCAGGAAGCAGAGAGGAAATTTGCATCGAACCTTTTGGCTCTATATAAGAATATAAGAGGGGTAGTTAATCTACGTGAGGATTTATCTCATGGTATTGAGAGACCTGCTGAGTTAACGGTTGGACGCTTTGGCGGTATCGATGTAAGAGCGTTTATTTGTCCtttcttctgtttctttttcttgCAAAGCTTGTCCTGCAGAGCTTGTCATTATTGTGTCTAATATTATCTATTCTCGCTTGAAATTACAGGCTTTAGCACATGAGTATGGGCAAGGTATGGTTAAGCAAGGGATGGATGTACTGCTTGCCACACTGTCAAAGCTATTCAATCTGTTGGAGACATCTCATAAAGGTGAAATGTCCCTGTGATTTGTTAAACTCAAAGTTTTCAAAAGATGTGCCTTGGAAAGTAGTTCAAGATGGTGGACACTTTGAATTAAAACTAATACTACATACTTAATCCTCTTTAATgtgttttccttttctttaCTGTTAGTATGTAAGCTGAGAAATGTTTGGGCTGT belongs to Brassica rapa cultivar Chiifu-401-42 chromosome A07, CAAS_Brap_v3.01, whole genome shotgun sequence and includes:
- the LOC103828678 gene encoding uncharacterized protein LOC103828678 — its product is MQALSIFVVSLLLTLSYRGEATGSVFFIDGSNNQYLRPPSDQALPMSLSQVSAAVSALLGFSPPATLTPDGSSKLNKILRPNPFERPRAAFVLEIAGADDALVKETLPSHSFLGNAIRGSISSDSYKADIELPESGVAVMSVNEPSSDVTDKDMNEFASWLGGSYVAGSAEPLTGLLSIGGANVEFHLEKEAERKFASNLLALYKNIRGVVNLREDLSHGIERPAELTVGRFGGIDALAHEYGQGMVKQGMDVLLATLSKLFNLLETSHKGQIVGVIVLDERVNQESANLLSVDSSSGSSARSMAEVEGVPSGAIIAQVILVRLTLAWLTGIILLIATILGVYFLMYMPLTKDTLLYSNVKLD